In one window of Streptomyces sp. FXJ1.172 DNA:
- a CDS encoding MAB_1171c family putative transporter produces MRWDIAGSFAAYAVPAALFAVAFVIKLPLLRRAWQDPILRATALLLGIGAIACASLPPANLHRINEITGVPNFAGVWVYSLVTLYSGACVWLIITWREPPSAVRRRRTRLVWLGYSAIVAGLWTTFSLGDHHVERLRDLDTYYADTPWMREFGLLYLAAHLASALVATGMLWAWSKEVKDTWLRRAVTFLQVAYALGLVFDAAKLAAIGARWSGRDWDWLSTYVAPPFAIVEALLVAVGFIAGQAGPVVDERRRLVRTHRRLRPLWQTMLTVSAPAAPATGRVSGAALRLELRRAAINDGLLKLAPHLRPDRRERVRTAAVAAGHPDAEAWGIAGAVDILIAADVLHGPAGGDDPPATGRTDEAGRPVAAACLPDSELESIAHALRFHTPAIDRFRRQEATAEGLTAQPRRSR; encoded by the coding sequence ATGCGCTGGGACATCGCCGGATCCTTCGCGGCCTACGCCGTGCCGGCCGCGCTGTTCGCCGTGGCCTTCGTGATCAAACTTCCGCTGCTGCGCCGCGCCTGGCAGGACCCCATCCTGCGGGCCACCGCGCTGCTGCTCGGCATCGGCGCGATCGCCTGCGCCTCGCTGCCGCCCGCCAACCTGCACCGCATCAACGAGATCACCGGGGTCCCCAACTTCGCGGGCGTGTGGGTCTATTCGCTGGTCACCCTCTACAGCGGCGCCTGCGTGTGGCTCATCATCACCTGGCGCGAACCCCCGTCCGCCGTCCGCCGCCGGCGCACCCGTCTGGTGTGGCTGGGGTACTCGGCCATCGTCGCGGGCCTGTGGACGACGTTCTCGCTCGGCGACCACCACGTGGAGCGGCTGCGCGACCTCGACACCTACTACGCCGACACGCCCTGGATGCGCGAGTTCGGGCTGCTGTACCTGGCCGCGCACCTGGCGTCGGCGCTGGTCGCGACCGGTATGCTGTGGGCCTGGTCCAAGGAGGTCAAGGACACCTGGCTGCGCCGCGCCGTGACCTTCCTCCAGGTCGCCTACGCCCTCGGGCTCGTCTTCGACGCCGCCAAACTCGCCGCGATCGGCGCCCGCTGGAGCGGCCGGGACTGGGACTGGCTGTCGACGTACGTCGCCCCGCCGTTCGCCATCGTCGAGGCGCTCCTGGTCGCCGTCGGCTTCATCGCCGGGCAGGCCGGCCCGGTGGTCGACGAGCGCCGGCGGCTGGTGCGCACCCACCGGAGGCTACGGCCGCTGTGGCAGACCATGCTGACGGTCAGCGCCCCGGCGGCCCCCGCGACCGGCCGGGTCAGCGGCGCCGCCCTGCGCCTCGAACTGCGCCGGGCCGCCATCAACGACGGCCTGCTCAAACTGGCCCCGCACCTCAGGCCGGACCGGCGCGAGCGGGTCCGTACCGCGGCCGTGGCGGCGGGCCACCCCGACGCCGAGGCGTGGGGCATCGCCGGGGCGGTGGACATCCTGATCGCGGCCGACGTGCTGCACGGCCCGGCCGGCGGGGACGACCCGCCCGCCACGGGCCGGACGGACGAGGCGGGACGGCCCGTCGCCGCGGCCTGCCTCCCCGACAGCGAGCTGGAGTCCATCGCGCACGCGCTGCGGTTCCACACGCCGGCCATCGACCGGTTCCGCAGGCAGGAGGCCACCGCGGAAGGCCTCACCGCACAGCCCCGCCGCAGCCGCTGA
- a CDS encoding MBL fold metallo-hydrolase, translating into MTTTFDHGGGVRSVAVPIPDNPLGHTLVYVVETGRGPVLVDTGWDDPASWDTLTAGLAVCGTAVAEVYGVVVTHHHPDHHGLSARVREASGAWVAMHAADTAVVRRTREARPERWFTYMSAKLAAAGAPAEHLAPLRTPRTLPGLSPALPDREIVPGELLDLPGRRLRAIWTPGHTPGHVCLHLEERHPAQLPGSGRLFSGDHLLPRITPHIGLYEDPDDATVTDPLGDYLDSLERIGRLAPAEVLPAHQHAFTDAPGRVRELLAHHEERLLGLLALLAEPRTPWQLAERMEWNRPWDHIPYGSRNIAVSEAEAHLRRLVKQGRAEPVAGREPVAYVAV; encoded by the coding sequence ATGACGACGACGTTCGATCACGGCGGGGGCGTGCGGTCCGTGGCGGTCCCCATCCCTGACAACCCCCTCGGCCACACGCTGGTGTACGTGGTCGAGACCGGCCGCGGCCCGGTGCTGGTCGACACCGGCTGGGACGACCCCGCGTCCTGGGACACGCTCACGGCGGGCCTGGCCGTGTGCGGTACGGCGGTGGCGGAGGTGTACGGCGTCGTCGTCACCCACCATCACCCGGACCACCACGGCCTGTCGGCGCGGGTGCGCGAGGCCTCGGGCGCGTGGGTGGCGATGCACGCGGCCGACACCGCGGTCGTACGGCGCACCCGGGAGGCCCGGCCGGAGCGCTGGTTCACGTACATGAGCGCCAAGCTCGCGGCCGCCGGCGCCCCGGCGGAACACCTCGCCCCGCTGCGCACCCCCCGCACCCTGCCCGGACTCTCCCCCGCTCTCCCGGACCGGGAGATCGTCCCCGGTGAACTCCTCGACCTGCCCGGCCGCCGGCTGCGCGCGATCTGGACCCCGGGCCACACGCCCGGCCACGTCTGCCTGCACCTGGAGGAGCGGCACCCCGCACAACTCCCGGGCAGCGGCCGCCTGTTCAGCGGAGATCATCTGCTGCCCCGGATCACCCCGCACATCGGCCTGTACGAGGATCCCGACGACGCGACGGTCACCGACCCGCTCGGCGACTACCTCGACTCCCTGGAGCGGATCGGGCGGCTCGCGCCCGCCGAGGTCCTCCCCGCCCATCAGCACGCCTTCACCGACGCGCCGGGGCGGGTACGGGAGTTGCTCGCCCATCACGAGGAGCGGCTCCTCGGTCTGCTGGCCCTGCTCGCCGAGCCGCGCACTCCCTGGCAGCTGGCGGAGCGCATGGAGTGGAACCGTCCGTGGGACCACATCCCCTACGGATCACGGAACATCGCCGTCTCGGAGGCCGAGGCCCATCTGCGGCGGCTGGTGAAACAGGGGCGGGCGGAGCCGGTGGCGGGACGTGAGCCGGTGGCGTACGTCGCCGTGTGA
- a CDS encoding NUDIX hydrolase gives MDTEAPRTHTHKAYADADGGRWCEVYVDTYRLPSGAETVRHRVRVGGGRTGVVVLARRGDDILLVRQWRATIGRWAWELPRGFGETDPVSDALRELVEEAGLVGSAAAAVAYLDVDSGMLENEVAVVEVSVRSDAPLRPDSAGDGEIAAARWWSPDDIAKAIRAGELRDGFTLAALAASSAARG, from the coding sequence ATGGACACTGAGGCGCCACGCACGCACACCCACAAGGCGTACGCCGATGCCGACGGCGGCCGATGGTGCGAGGTCTACGTCGACACCTACCGCCTGCCCTCCGGCGCCGAGACCGTCCGGCACCGCGTCCGTGTCGGCGGTGGCCGCACAGGAGTCGTGGTGCTGGCCAGGCGAGGTGACGACATTCTGCTGGTCCGCCAGTGGCGAGCGACGATCGGCCGGTGGGCCTGGGAACTTCCGCGCGGATTCGGCGAGACCGATCCTGTCTCGGACGCGCTGCGCGAACTCGTCGAGGAGGCGGGGCTGGTCGGCTCCGCGGCGGCTGCGGTGGCGTACCTGGACGTCGACTCCGGCATGCTGGAGAACGAGGTCGCCGTCGTCGAGGTCTCGGTTCGAAGTGACGCACCACTGCGCCCCGACTCGGCCGGCGACGGCGAGATCGCCGCGGCGCGCTGGTGGAGTCCGGACGACATCGCAAAGGCGATCCGTGCGGGAGAACTGCGGGACGGCTTCACGCTCGCCGCGCTCGCGGCATCCAGCGCGGCCCGTGGCTAG
- a CDS encoding aldehyde dehydrogenase — protein sequence MTGLVEHGQLFIGGELTDPVGKDVIEVISPHTEEVIGRVPHACREDVDGAVAVARRAFDEGPWPRATLEERIEVVNRIKDGIAARHEEIARVISSENGSPYSWSVLAQALGAMMVWDAAIKVAQGYPHEERRDGVLGPILVRREPVGVVAAVVPWNVPQFVAAAKLAPALLAGCTVVLKPSPESPLDAYLLGEIARDAGLPEGVLSILPAGREVSEYLVGHPGVDKVSFTGSVAAGKRVMEVAARHLTRVTLELGGKSAAVVLPDADVQAAVSGIVPAAWMNNGQACVAQTRILVPRTRYDEYADAFAAAASALKVGDPLDPATQVGPLVARRQQQRNLDYIRIGQEEGAKVLTGGGRPAGLERGWYVEPTLFGDVHNSMRIAREEIFGPVICLLPYGDEQEALKIANDSDYGLSGSVWTADVEHGIEVARQVRTGTYSVNTFSLDMLGPFGGYKNSGLGREFGPEGYGEYLEHKMIHLPAGA from the coding sequence ATGACCGGACTCGTGGAACACGGACAGCTGTTCATCGGCGGCGAGTTGACCGACCCCGTGGGCAAGGACGTCATCGAGGTGATCTCACCGCACACCGAGGAGGTCATCGGCCGGGTGCCGCACGCCTGCCGGGAGGACGTCGATGGGGCCGTGGCCGTCGCGCGCCGCGCCTTCGACGAGGGGCCGTGGCCGCGGGCGACGCTCGAGGAGCGGATCGAGGTCGTCAACCGGATCAAGGACGGCATCGCCGCCCGGCACGAGGAGATCGCCCGGGTGATCTCGTCGGAGAACGGCTCCCCGTACTCCTGGAGCGTCCTCGCCCAGGCGCTCGGCGCGATGATGGTGTGGGACGCGGCGATCAAGGTCGCGCAGGGGTACCCGCACGAGGAACGCCGGGACGGTGTGCTCGGCCCGATCCTCGTCCGGCGCGAGCCGGTCGGTGTCGTCGCGGCCGTGGTCCCGTGGAACGTCCCGCAGTTCGTGGCCGCCGCCAAGCTCGCGCCCGCGCTGCTGGCCGGCTGCACGGTCGTACTGAAGCCGTCCCCGGAGTCACCGCTGGACGCGTACCTGCTCGGTGAGATCGCGCGGGACGCCGGCCTCCCCGAGGGCGTGCTGTCCATCCTCCCCGCCGGCCGGGAGGTCAGTGAGTACCTGGTCGGGCATCCCGGCGTCGACAAGGTCTCCTTCACCGGCTCGGTCGCGGCCGGCAAGCGTGTGATGGAGGTGGCGGCCCGCCACCTGACCCGCGTGACACTGGAGTTGGGCGGGAAGTCGGCGGCCGTCGTCCTGCCGGACGCGGACGTGCAGGCGGCGGTGTCCGGGATCGTCCCGGCGGCCTGGATGAACAACGGGCAGGCGTGCGTGGCCCAGACCCGCATCCTCGTCCCGCGCACCCGTTACGACGAGTACGCCGACGCCTTCGCGGCGGCGGCGAGCGCGCTGAAGGTCGGCGACCCGCTGGACCCGGCGACCCAGGTCGGCCCGCTGGTCGCCCGCCGCCAGCAGCAGCGCAACCTCGACTACATCCGCATCGGCCAGGAGGAGGGCGCCAAGGTCCTCACCGGCGGCGGCCGTCCCGCGGGCCTGGAGCGCGGCTGGTACGTCGAGCCGACCCTCTTCGGCGACGTCCACAACTCCATGCGGATCGCCCGCGAGGAGATCTTCGGCCCGGTGATCTGCCTGCTCCCGTACGGCGACGAGCAGGAGGCGCTGAAGATCGCCAACGACTCCGACTACGGCCTGTCCGGCAGCGTGTGGACCGCCGACGTCGAGCACGGCATCGAGGTGGCCCGGCAGGTCCGCACCGGCACCTACTCGGTCAACACCTTCAGCCTCGACATGCTCGGCCCGTTCGGCGGCTACAAGAACTCCGGTCTGGGCCGGGAGTTCGGCCCCGAGGGCTACGGCGAGTACCTCGAGCACAAGATGATCCACCTGCCGGCGGGGGCGTGA
- a CDS encoding ferredoxin, translating to MGDRWHVEVDRSVCIGSAQCLHHAPDAFRLDSARQSHPVAPDTDATESVLEAAESCPVEAILITLAGSGEGVFPPEE from the coding sequence ATGGGCGACCGCTGGCACGTCGAGGTCGACCGGTCGGTGTGCATCGGCTCGGCCCAGTGCCTCCACCACGCACCCGACGCCTTCCGCCTCGACTCCGCCCGCCAGTCCCACCCGGTGGCCCCGGACACCGATGCCACCGAGTCCGTCCTGGAGGCGGCCGAGAGCTGCCCCGTGGAGGCGATTCTGATCACGCTGGCGGGGAGCGGGGAAGGGGTGTTTCCGCCGGAGGAGTAG
- a CDS encoding TetR family transcriptional regulator produces the protein MPAESKVEVSTVRPSSSPSSPLTERQEARRRRILHASAQLASRGGFDAVQMREVAESSQVALGTLYRYFPSKVHLLVATMQDQLEHMHGTLRKKPPAGDTAAERVAETLMRAFRALQREPHLADAMVRALTFADRSVSPEVDQVSRQTTVIILDAMGLEHPTPEQLSAVRVIEHTWHSALITWLSGRASIAQVKIDIETVCRLIDLTEPAEDERPHRRSPRG, from the coding sequence ATGCCTGCGGAATCCAAGGTGGAAGTGAGTACGGTCCGGCCTTCGTCGTCTCCGTCGTCTCCGCTCACCGAGCGGCAGGAGGCCCGCCGCCGCAGGATCCTGCACGCGAGCGCCCAGCTGGCCAGCCGGGGCGGTTTCGACGCGGTACAGATGCGCGAGGTGGCCGAGTCCTCCCAGGTCGCCCTCGGCACCCTCTACCGCTATTTCCCCTCCAAGGTCCACCTGCTGGTCGCCACCATGCAGGACCAGCTGGAGCACATGCACGGCACCCTGCGCAAGAAGCCCCCGGCGGGTGACACGGCGGCCGAGCGGGTGGCGGAGACCCTGATGCGCGCCTTCCGCGCCCTGCAGCGCGAGCCGCACCTGGCGGACGCGATGGTCCGCGCCCTGACCTTCGCCGACCGCAGCGTCTCCCCCGAGGTCGACCAGGTCTCCCGCCAGACGACCGTGATCATCCTGGACGCGATGGGCCTGGAGCACCCCACCCCCGAGCAGCTCTCGGCGGTCCGCGTCATCGAACACACCTGGCACTCGGCGCTCATCACCTGGCTCTCGGGCCGCGCCTCCATCGCCCAGGTCAAGATCGACATCGAGACGGTGTGCCGGCTGATCGATCTGACGGAGCCCGCGGAGGACGAACGGCCCCACCGCCGCTCGCCCCGGGGGTAG
- a CDS encoding glycosyltransferase family 4 protein has product MTAEAREAGVRTDSAADGGRPLDIALLTYKGNPFCGGQGVYVRHLSRELARLGHRVEVIGSQPYPVLDEGYPRLTLTELPSLDLYRQPDPFRTPGLGEYRDWVDGLEVATMWTGGFPEPLTFSLRARRHLRARRGEFDIVHDNQTLGYGLLGDIGAPLVTTVHHPITVDRQLELDAAEGWKRRYSVRRWYAFTRMQKRVARRLPSVLTVSGTSRQEIVDHLGVRDDRVHVVHIGADTDLFSPDPAVPEVPGRIVTTSSADVPLKGLVFLVEALAKVRTEHSAAHLVVVGKRPEEGPVAAAIERYGLAGAVEFVKGISDAELVDLIRSAEVACVPSLYEGFSLPAAEAMATGTPLIATTGGAIPEVAGRDGETCLAVTPADAGALAAGLVRLLGDAELRARLGRAGRERVLAHFTWARAAEGTVAHYREAIARSGGPRPALPTAQTEGRPAAATGVYTESRATC; this is encoded by the coding sequence GTGACCGCTGAGGCCCGGGAAGCGGGCGTCCGGACGGACTCCGCTGCCGACGGCGGGCGACCGCTCGACATCGCGCTCCTCACCTATAAAGGGAACCCGTTCTGCGGCGGCCAGGGCGTCTACGTACGGCACCTCTCGCGCGAGCTGGCCCGGCTCGGGCACCGCGTCGAGGTCATCGGCTCCCAGCCGTACCCCGTGCTTGACGAGGGCTACCCCCGGCTCACCCTCACCGAGCTGCCCAGCCTGGACCTGTACCGCCAGCCCGACCCCTTCCGCACCCCCGGCCTGGGCGAGTACCGGGACTGGGTCGACGGCCTCGAAGTCGCCACGATGTGGACCGGCGGGTTTCCCGAGCCGCTGACCTTCTCGCTGCGCGCCCGCCGTCATCTGCGCGCCCGGCGCGGCGAGTTCGACATCGTCCACGACAACCAGACCCTGGGATACGGGCTGTTGGGGGACATCGGTGCTCCGCTCGTGACCACCGTCCACCATCCCATCACCGTCGACCGGCAGTTGGAGCTGGACGCGGCCGAGGGCTGGAAGCGGCGGTACTCGGTCCGGCGCTGGTACGCCTTCACCCGGATGCAGAAGCGCGTCGCCCGCAGGCTGCCCTCGGTCCTCACCGTCTCCGGCACCTCCCGGCAGGAGATCGTGGACCACCTCGGCGTCCGCGACGACCGCGTCCACGTCGTCCACATCGGCGCCGACACCGACCTTTTCTCGCCTGATCCGGCGGTCCCCGAGGTGCCGGGCCGGATCGTCACCACCTCCAGCGCCGATGTGCCGCTCAAGGGCCTGGTCTTCCTCGTGGAGGCGCTGGCCAAGGTGCGCACCGAGCACTCGGCCGCCCACCTCGTCGTCGTCGGCAAGCGCCCCGAGGAGGGGCCGGTCGCCGCCGCGATCGAGCGCTACGGTCTCGCCGGCGCCGTCGAGTTCGTCAAGGGCATCTCCGACGCCGAACTCGTCGACCTGATCCGCTCCGCCGAGGTCGCCTGCGTGCCCTCGTTGTACGAGGGCTTCTCGCTGCCCGCCGCGGAGGCCATGGCCACCGGCACCCCGCTGATCGCCACGACCGGCGGCGCGATCCCCGAGGTGGCGGGCCGCGACGGCGAGACCTGTCTGGCCGTGACCCCGGCGGACGCGGGCGCGCTGGCGGCCGGGCTGGTACGGCTGCTCGGCGATGCGGAGCTGCGCGCCCGGCTCGGCCGGGCCGGCCGGGAGCGGGTGCTCGCGCACTTCACCTGGGCCCGGGCCGCCGAGGGCACCGTGGCCCACTACCGCGAGGCCATCGCCCGCAGCGGTGGTCCGCGCCCCGCGCTGCCCACCGCGCAGACCGAGGGCCGCCCCGCGGCCGCAACAGGCGTCTACACCGAAAGCAGGGCCACGTGCTGA
- a CDS encoding class I SAM-dependent methyltransferase — protein sequence MLTVDFSRFPLAPGDRVLDLGCGAGRHAFECYRRGAQVVALDQNGEEIREVAKWFAAMKEAGEAPAGATATAMEGDALALPFPDESFDVVIISEVMEHIPDDKGVLAEMVRVLKPGGRIAITVPRYGPEKVCWALSDAYHEVEGGHIRIYKAHELTAKVREAGLRPYGSHHAHALHSPYWWLKCAFGVDNDKALPVRAYHKLLVWDIMKKPLATRVAEQALNPLIGKSFVVYATKPHLPRLSEGAAAK from the coding sequence GTGCTGACCGTCGACTTCTCCCGGTTCCCGCTCGCCCCCGGCGACCGTGTCCTGGACCTCGGCTGCGGGGCCGGCCGGCACGCCTTCGAGTGCTACCGGCGCGGCGCCCAGGTCGTGGCCCTGGACCAGAACGGCGAGGAGATCCGCGAGGTCGCCAAGTGGTTCGCGGCGATGAAGGAGGCCGGGGAGGCACCGGCCGGCGCCACCGCCACCGCCATGGAGGGCGACGCGCTGGCCCTGCCTTTCCCGGACGAGTCCTTCGACGTCGTCATCATCTCCGAGGTGATGGAGCACATCCCCGACGACAAGGGGGTGCTGGCGGAGATGGTGCGGGTGCTCAAGCCGGGCGGACGGATCGCGATCACCGTGCCCCGCTACGGCCCCGAGAAGGTCTGCTGGGCGCTGTCCGACGCCTACCACGAGGTCGAGGGCGGCCACATCCGCATCTACAAGGCCCACGAACTGACGGCGAAGGTCCGCGAGGCCGGCCTGAGGCCGTACGGCAGCCACCACGCGCACGCCCTGCACTCGCCGTACTGGTGGCTGAAGTGCGCGTTCGGCGTCGACAACGACAAGGCGCTGCCGGTGCGGGCGTACCACAAGCTCCTGGTCTGGGACATCATGAAGAAGCCGCTGGCCACGCGGGTCGCCGAGCAGGCGCTCAACCCGCTGATCGGCAAGAGTTTCGTGGTCTACGCGACCAAGCCCCACCTGCCTCGCCTGTCCGAAGGGGCGGCCGCCAAGTGA
- a CDS encoding prenyltransferase — protein sequence MTTPRTEHLVLPGVLTAEQAAATVRGILAVQREDGAIAWFRGHHLDPWDHTEAAMALDAAGEHTAAERAYTWLARHQNEDGSWYAAYADGAHDDVTDRGRESNFVAYIAVGVWHHYLSTGDDTFLDRMWPTVYAAVEWVLTLQQPGGQIGWRQGDDGTPVADALLTGSSSIHHALRCALAIAEQREEAQPDWELALGALRHAIRRHPERFLDKDRYSMDWYYPVLGGALTGGEAKARIAESWDRFVVPGVGVRCVDPNPWVTGGESSELALALWAVGESDRALEVLQSIQHLRDAESGLYWTGYVFEDDAIWPRELTSWTAGSLLLAVAALGGHEATCAVFGGEHLPAGLDPDCCGR from the coding sequence GTGACCACCCCCCGGACAGAACACCTCGTCCTGCCCGGGGTCCTCACCGCCGAGCAGGCCGCCGCGACCGTCCGCGGCATCCTCGCCGTGCAGCGGGAGGACGGCGCCATCGCGTGGTTCCGCGGGCACCACCTGGACCCCTGGGACCACACCGAGGCCGCGATGGCCCTGGACGCGGCGGGCGAGCACACGGCCGCCGAGCGGGCGTACACCTGGCTCGCCCGGCACCAGAACGAGGACGGCTCCTGGTACGCCGCCTACGCCGACGGCGCCCACGACGACGTCACCGACCGCGGCCGCGAGTCGAACTTCGTCGCCTACATAGCCGTCGGCGTCTGGCACCACTACCTGTCCACCGGCGACGACACGTTCCTGGACCGCATGTGGCCGACCGTCTACGCGGCCGTGGAATGGGTGCTCACGCTCCAGCAGCCCGGTGGCCAGATCGGCTGGCGGCAGGGCGACGACGGTACGCCCGTCGCGGACGCCCTGCTCACCGGCAGTTCCTCCATCCACCACGCGCTGCGCTGTGCCCTCGCGATCGCCGAACAGCGTGAAGAGGCCCAGCCGGACTGGGAGTTGGCGCTCGGCGCGCTGCGCCACGCGATCCGCCGCCATCCGGAGCGCTTCCTCGACAAGGACCGCTACTCGATGGACTGGTACTACCCGGTCCTCGGCGGCGCCCTGACCGGTGGGGAGGCCAAGGCCCGCATCGCCGAGTCCTGGGACCGGTTCGTCGTACCGGGCGTCGGCGTGCGCTGCGTGGACCCCAACCCGTGGGTGACCGGCGGCGAGTCCAGCGAACTCGCCCTCGCCCTGTGGGCGGTGGGGGAGTCGGACCGCGCGCTGGAGGTCCTCCAGTCCATCCAGCACCTGCGCGATGCGGAGTCCGGTCTGTACTGGACCGGCTACGTCTTCGAGGACGACGCGATCTGGCCGCGCGAGCTGACGTCGTGGACGGCGGGGTCCCTGCTGCTCGCGGTGGCGGCCCTCGGCGGCCATGAGGCGACGTGCGCGGTCTTCGGCGGCGAACACCTGCCGGCGGGCCTGGACCCGGACTGCTGCGGCCGGTAG
- a CDS encoding LLM class F420-dependent oxidoreductase, which produces MRLGLALGYWGRGPDAGHVPLAVAAERLGYDSVWTAESWGSDAFTPLTWIAARTSTIRLGTGVAQMAARTPAATAMHALTLDHLSGGRVLLGLGLSGPQVVEGWYGRPFPKSPLTATREYVDVVRQVLRREGPVEAAGRFHPLPYRGPEGTGLGRPLKSITHPLRPDLPVLLGAEGPKNVAQTVRIADGWLPLYWAPSRPEVYGEAVRKLPEGFMVAPLAQVRVCDDVAEGLLPVKAMLGFYIGGMGHAARNFHADLMARMGYEEQARRIQELFRAGRREEAVLAVPDDFADEISLVGPRERIAERLVAWRAGPVTDLLAVSPDPHTLRVLAELNS; this is translated from the coding sequence ATGCGGCTCGGTCTCGCACTCGGGTACTGGGGACGCGGTCCGGACGCCGGTCATGTGCCGCTGGCCGTCGCCGCGGAGCGGCTCGGCTACGACTCGGTGTGGACGGCGGAGTCCTGGGGCTCGGACGCCTTCACCCCGCTCACCTGGATCGCGGCGCGCACGTCAACGATCAGGCTGGGCACGGGCGTCGCCCAGATGGCCGCCCGCACACCGGCCGCCACCGCGATGCACGCGCTCACCCTGGACCACCTCTCCGGCGGGCGGGTGCTGCTCGGCCTGGGCCTGTCCGGACCGCAGGTGGTGGAGGGCTGGTACGGCCGCCCGTTCCCCAAGTCGCCGCTGACCGCGACCCGCGAGTACGTGGACGTCGTACGGCAGGTGCTGCGCCGGGAAGGGCCCGTCGAGGCGGCCGGACGCTTCCATCCGCTGCCCTACCGGGGGCCGGAGGGCACCGGGCTCGGCCGGCCGCTGAAGTCCATCACCCACCCGCTGCGGCCCGACCTGCCCGTGCTGCTCGGCGCCGAGGGCCCGAAGAACGTGGCGCAGACGGTCCGGATCGCCGACGGCTGGCTGCCGCTGTACTGGGCGCCCAGCCGGCCCGAGGTGTACGGGGAGGCCGTGCGGAAACTGCCCGAGGGGTTCATGGTGGCTCCACTGGCCCAGGTGCGGGTGTGCGACGACGTGGCCGAGGGACTGCTGCCGGTCAAGGCCATGCTCGGCTTCTACATCGGCGGAATGGGGCACGCGGCCCGCAACTTCCACGCCGACCTGATGGCCCGCATGGGCTACGAGGAGCAGGCCCGGCGGATCCAGGAGCTGTTCCGGGCCGGGCGGCGCGAGGAGGCCGTACTGGCCGTGCCGGACGACTTCGCCGACGAGATCTCGCTGGTCGGGCCGCGTGAGCGCATCGCCGAGCGGCTCGTGGCGTGGCGTGCGGGGCCGGTGACCGACCTGCTGGCCGTGTCACCGGACCCGCACACCCTCAGGGTGCTGGCCGAGCTGAACTCCTAG
- a CDS encoding N-acetylmuramoyl-L-alanine amidase gives MSYTGPEFEPPQPRRPRRGPLTVALAALVPGALLGWVVYEAVGGGGGADRAASAAPASRTSAAPFGASGSSASPTGSSAASSSAQDAKGDGAPGSLAGKVVVIDPGHNQGNFQHTAEINRQVDIGTNKKECDTTGTSTNDGYTEARFTLDVAHRLRTLLEKQGATVKLTRDGNTPAWGPCVDERARFGNNARADAAISIHADGSAEGDRGFHVILPGSVHAGAADTRKIVGPSTDLGKRIAGNFLRDTGEPPSNYVGKGTGLVTRTDLGGLNLSTVPKVFIECGNMRDSKDAALLTSGAWRQKAAQGMSDGIVSFLRES, from the coding sequence GTGTCGTACACAGGCCCGGAATTCGAACCCCCGCAGCCGCGCCGGCCCCGGCGCGGCCCCCTGACCGTGGCGCTGGCCGCGCTGGTTCCCGGCGCACTGCTCGGCTGGGTGGTGTACGAGGCCGTGGGGGGTGGCGGCGGCGCGGACCGCGCGGCTTCCGCCGCACCGGCCTCCCGTACGTCCGCCGCGCCCTTCGGCGCCTCGGGCAGCTCCGCCTCGCCCACCGGATCCTCCGCCGCTTCGTCGTCCGCCCAGGACGCCAAGGGGGACGGCGCCCCCGGGTCGCTCGCGGGCAAGGTCGTGGTCATCGACCCGGGCCACAACCAGGGCAACTTCCAGCACACGGCCGAGATCAACCGCCAGGTCGACATCGGGACGAACAAGAAGGAGTGCGACACCACTGGTACGTCCACCAACGACGGTTACACCGAGGCCCGGTTCACCCTCGACGTCGCCCACCGGCTGCGCACGCTGCTGGAGAAGCAGGGCGCCACGGTGAAGCTGACCCGTGACGGGAACACTCCGGCGTGGGGGCCGTGCGTGGACGAGCGGGCCCGGTTCGGGAACAACGCCCGTGCCGACGCCGCGATCTCCATCCACGCCGACGGCTCCGCGGAGGGCGACCGCGGCTTCCACGTGATCCTGCCGGGGTCCGTGCACGCGGGTGCGGCGGACACCCGGAAGATCGTCGGACCCTCGACCGACCTGGGCAAGCGCATCGCGGGGAACTTCCTCCGTGACACCGGTGAGCCGCCGTCCAACTACGTCGGCAAAGGTACCGGTCTCGTTACGCGTACGGACCTCGGTGGTCTCAATCTGTCAACAGTTCCGAAGGTGTTCATCGAGTGCGGCAACATGCGCGATAGCAAGGACGCGGCACTGCTGACCAGCGGAGCCTGGCGGCAGAAGGCGGCGCAAGGGATGTCTGACGGAATCGTGAGTTTCCTGCGCGAGTCGTGA